The Desulfobacterales bacterium nucleotide sequence TCAGACCTGATCCAAGGTTTTGAAATGGCTTTTAGTTTCTGTCCGGCAAAGTCTAATATCCTGCGACATTTTTTTAAAATTTTTAAGTTTTTATGGTATGATCCCAAAAACCGTATATACTCTATAATTTTACGATTGTTCAGAGGGAATTAAAAAAATCATGAAACCGATCGTTGCCATTGTCGGACGCCCCAATGTGGGCAAGTCCACTTTTTTTAATCGGGTCACACGGACAAGAGACGCACTGGTGGACAACTTCCCGGGGGTGACCCGTGACCGTAATTACGGCGATGCCAGCTGGGAAGGGATTGATTTCACAGTGGTTGATACCGGCGGATTTTCCCAGCAGGACGCCGATGGTTTTGCCGACCAGATCCGTTTTCAGCTGAAACTGGCCATGGATGATGCAGATGTCATTGTGCTGATGCTAGACGGAAAAGGCGGCGCCTCTCCATTTGATGCGGACCTGATCAAAATTCTACGTAATATTTCCAAACCGGTTTTCTACGCCGTAAATAAAATTGACGGCGTAGAAAAGGAAGACAACCTCTATGAATTTTACAACCTGGGGGTGGATGAACTATTTCCGGTTTCGTCCGAACATGGTTACGGCATACCGGACTTTCTGGATGCGCTGGTTGCTAAATTTCCCACCGAAGCATTGGTGAACACCCAACCGGAAGAAGAGCTGATCAGCCTGGCGGTTGTCGGACGCCCCAATGTGGGAAAATCATCCCTGATCAATCGGATTCTGGGAAATGAACGGCTGCTGGTCAGCGATGTCCCCGGCACCACCCGGGACGCCATTGATTCAGTCTGCCGGATAAAAAGTAAGACATACCGGCTGATTGATACCGCCGGAATCCGCCGCAAAGGCAAGGTTTCCCGTAAGCTGGAAAAATTTTCCGTCATAAAGGCACTGCGGAGTCTTGATCGATGTGACGTGGCTCTGATTGTTATGGACGCCCAGGAGGGGATTGCCGATCAGGATATTACTATCGCCGGCTATGCGTTGGAGCGGGGCTGCGGCTGCATTCTGCTGCTGAACAAGTGGGACATGGTTGAAAAAGATGAGCAGACCTCTAAAAAATATATTGAGCAGTTGCGGTCGGCGGCCAAGTTTTTAAACTTTGCCCCGGCATTGACGATTTCGGCAAAAACCGGGACAAGGGTTTCGAAAATTTTCAGTCTGACGGATGAAATATATCGCCAGTATAGCAGTCGAATTAGCACGAGTCAGCTGAATCAGATCATCGAGCAGGCCACCAGCCAGCGAGAACCGTCGATCTATAGGAACCGGCGCATTCGATTTTATTATGCCACCCAGGTTTCCGCCAAGCCGCCGACATTTATATGTTTTGTCAATTACCCGGTGGGGGTTCACTTTTCGTACCAGCGGTATCTGGTGAATCAGATCCGGGCGGCTGCAGGGCTCGATAAGACGCCGATGCGTCTGTATTTTAAGGCGCGCAAGGGGCACCGCCAAGAGGGATAATTGGGAAAGGAGACATTATAATGAATCTGTTGCCAAAAGGGGTGTTTTTTTTCGTATTGATATTATTTTTTTCCGTTAGCCATGCAGCCGATATGGCACAGGATCAGTGGATAAACTTTATGACGAAAAACATGCCGACTGCTTTCTGCAAATCCGACCAGTATTATCGTGACTGTTATGAGGTTACAAAAGAAGAGTGTGAAGATACCGTCTCTTTTGCCGTAGAGGCATGCATTGCCAATCACATACAGGAGCTGCCGGATATTTTTTCATATGAAGAAAGTCGGAAGTGGGGCGCCATCATTGAAAAATGTATTGATGAAGAATACAGCCGGACATTCAACAATCAAAAAATGGATACGCCGGAGTGTAAAGAAATTAAATAGCCAATGGACCTTTTTGAATATCAAGCCCAAGAGACCGCAATGGCGGCAAGGCCGCTGGCCGATCGCATGCGCCCAAAGGGGCTGGATGAATTTGTCGGACAGACGCATGTTATCGGTAAAGGCACGTTATTGCGGCAAGCCGTTGAGAACGATCAGCTTTTTTCCATGATTCTGTGGGGTCCGCCGGGGTGCGGCAAAACAACCCTGGCCAGGATCATCGCGGCGGAAACCCGCTGTCATTTCGTCCAGTTTTCAGCGGTGCTGTCAGGGGTAAAGGAGATCCGCTCCGTTATCGAGGAAGCAAGGGACCATCAGAAACTGCACCGCAAAAGGACTCTCCTGTTCGTCGATGAGATTCACCGGTTTAACAAATCCCAGCAGGATGCCTTTCTGCATCATGTCGAAAGCGGCCTCATCACCCTGATCGGGGCAACCACCGAAAATCCATCCTTCGAAGTGATTGCGCCGCTGCTCTCGCGTTGTCGTGTGATTACGCTGCAGATGCATTCGGAGGTCGACATCCTCACTATCCTGGACCGGGCGTTGAAAGATCCGGTAAACGGACTCGGAAAAAATCCGTTTAAGCTGGCTGAAGACGCCCGTGCACATCTGGTTCGCATTTCCGAGGGGGATGCCCGGGTGGCTTTGAACAGTCTTGAGATCGCGGCGACGCTGGTCCTGCCCCTAAAAAAACCGACAGCCGGGGGTCAGGAAGTTGAGATAACGGTGGCGGATTTAGAGGCGGCCCTGCAGCGTAAGGCCCTGATGTACGACAAATCCGGCGAGGAACACTATAACCTGATATCCGCCCTGCATAAGAGCCTGCGGGGTAGCGATCCGGATGCAGCCCTGTATTGGCTCGGTCGCATGCTGCTGGCCGGGGAGGACCCCTTTTACATCGCACGCCGGATGGTCCGGTTTGCCTCCGAGGACGTGGGCATCGCCGATCCCCAGGCGCTGACAGTGGCCATGAGCGCCATGGAAGCATTTAAATTTTTGGGGCATCCGGAAGGGGAACTGGCCCTGGCCCAGGCGGCGGTTTATCTTGCCACGGCCCCCAAAAGCAACCGAACCTACCGCGCCTATGGCAAAATTCAGGAAGCCATTAAAAATTCAGGGACGCTGCCGGTTCCGCTGCACATCCGCAACGCACCCACGGAACTGATGAAAACCCTGGGATACGCCAAAGATTACAAGTACGCCCATGACTACCAGGAGGGATATGTCCCTCAAGACTACCTGCCGGAAAAACTGCAGGGCCGGCAGTTTTATTTTCCCACGGACCGGGGGTTTGAAAAGATCATCAAAGAACGGCTCCAAATGTGGCAAAGTCTGAAAGATAAAGGCCGGAAAAACAAATGAACGTCGAACATCCAACGACCAACATCGAATCGAATTCTCGCGCAGAGACGCGGAGACGCAGTGATAGGATGAACTGCGCGATGGGTTATGACATTGTCATCCATAACGGCATTATTGTGACGATGAATCCCGGTTTTGACGTGATTCAGAACGGTCTCATCGGCATCAAAAACGGAAAAATTGAACAGGTGTCGGCCAAACAGACGGGCGCTGCGCTCCCGAAAGCAAAGGAGACCATTGATGCTGCGGGCGGCATTATCCTGCCCGGACTGATCAATACCCATACCCATCTACCGATGACGCTATTCAGGGGCCTTGCCGATGATCTGCCGCTGAAGGTGTGGCTGAACGAACATATTTTTCCGGCCGAGGCCAGTTATATTAATCCCGAAACAGTAAGATTCGGCGCCCTGCTGGGATGTGCCGAACTGATCTTGTCCGGTACCACTACCCTCTGCGACGGTTATTTTCTGGAAGACCATGTTGCCGAAGCAGTGCACCACTCCGGCCTGCGCGCGGTTCTGGGGCACGGGGTAATTGATTTTCCGGCGCCGGGGATTCCAAATCCCTCCCGGAATATCCATACGGCCCTGGAATTTGTCGAAAAATGGCGTGAAGCTTCACCCCTGATCAAACCCTCTGTTTTCTGCCATTCGCCTTACACCTGCTGCGCCGATACCCTGAAAAAGGCCAAAGAAGCGGCCGCTGCAAAGGGAGTGCTGTTTCAGATTCATGCTGCCGAAACAAAAAATGAATTCGATCAGGCCCTAAAGGATCACGGGAAGACGCCGGTTGAGTACCTGGACGGGATCGGCATCCTTGATTCAGATACCCTGCTGGTGCATGCCATCTGGCTGAAAGAGAGCGACATCAGGTTGATTGCCAACCGGAAGGCATCGGTGTCTGTGACCACGGAAAGCGAAATGAAGCTGGCGTCCGGCATTGCGCCCGTTCCGGATTTAATTCATGCGGGCATTGCGGTGGGTCTGGGAACGGACGGCTGTGCCAGCAATAACGATCAGGATCTTTTCCGGGAGATGGACGTTACCGCCAAACTGCATAAGGTAAATGCCCTTGACCCGACAGTCATGGATGCCGGAACCGTTTTAACGATGGCAACCATCGGCGGCGCTAAAGCAATCGGCCTGGACAAAGAAATCGGCTCTCTTGAAATCGGCAAACAGGCCGATGTCCTTGTTGTAGATACCCGGTCACCTCATCTTTTCCCGATGTACAATCCTGTCTCGCATTTGGTCTACAGCGCCAAGGGTTCGGATGTCCGTGATGTCATTGTGGCCGGCCGGGTGATCCTGAAGGACCGCAAACTGCTGACGCTGGATATGGCGGATATCTATGAAAAGGTTAACGCCATCAGCGGCCGAATCAGGAAAAAATAGTTTGACCGGAGATAGAAGGCTGGAAATGGAAAAAGAGAAAAAGAAGGTTATAAAGGTTATAAAGAAAGACGGCGCCCAGGTTAAAACTGAAAAAATCTCCACTTTAAAGAAATCAACACCCATTTCTGAAAAGATAGATGGTGGTGAAAAGGAAGTTGAATTTGATATTAATATAGACGATCTTAAGGACCGGTTGAACAATTTATTTGTTGATATCGACGATAGATCTGTTCCGGAGGTCGCAGCCCCGAAACCGACTGCGGTTGTACCTGATAAGGTAAAAAGAAAAGATGAACGAATAATAATTGATGCAGTCAAAAATAAATGGGACGGTGATGGTCCTGCAATACTGCGGCCGCCAGCACTGGTTACCATCGATGAAGGAAAAATAAAGGAAGCTTTCAAAAAACCCGATGCCCCTGAGAGAAAAACAAATATTGCACCTGGTTCCAGACGGCAGAAAGCAGCAGTGTATCCACCTGCCAAAGAGTCCAACCCGGAAAAAGAAAAAAAAGCCGTTTTGAACCAGAGGGATGATGAAAAGAAGGCGGTGGATAACAAAAATGTTTCTAAAGCAAACCGGGAATATAAAAAAGATCCGATCGAACCGGTTACCATAGACGAAAGCAACATTGATAAAATCCAGAATACAGAAAGTTTTGAAATTAGTGATTTAGAAATAAGGCGAAGAAGATTTTACCGGAAAAAATTTGTTTTGGGCGGTATCTTGATCATTCTGGTAGCAGCGGTTTTGTTTATTGTTTTTAAAATATTTGTCCGGGTCGAAGGAGATGAACAGCAAAAAGCTGCGATTACCCGTAAAATAGATCCCCCCCCGCTGAAAATAGAGGCAAAAACTGTCAATTTGCCTTCAGATATTCTGATTGCTCAAAAGACCGATGCTATTGTTCCCCCCGACACGGCTCTTCTCCAAAAGGGACCGGAAGTGAAGGACGCCGGACCTTCGGTTGAGAAGGAAAAAAACGTTCTCAACGCACCGCCTGTTTCATTTCCTTACTCCATTCATGCGGAGTCGTATCGTTCTTTGCAATCGGCACAGCAGTCTGCCGAAATTTACCTTAACACAGGACTGCAGGCATTCTGGGTTCGGGTTGACTTAGGGGAAAAAGGTGTTTGGTATCGCGTCTTGATTGATTGTTACAAAGATCCCGCAACCGCTCAAAAAGTAATAAATGAAAAACAATTAAAGCATGCCAGGCCTATCAGGGTAAAATATGCAAACTTCATCGGCGCCTATTTGTCGGACGATGATCTAAAAAAACAGAGCCGGTTCCTTTC carries:
- a CDS encoding amidohydrolase codes for the protein MGYDIVIHNGIIVTMNPGFDVIQNGLIGIKNGKIEQVSAKQTGAALPKAKETIDAAGGIILPGLINTHTHLPMTLFRGLADDLPLKVWLNEHIFPAEASYINPETVRFGALLGCAELILSGTTTLCDGYFLEDHVAEAVHHSGLRAVLGHGVIDFPAPGIPNPSRNIHTALEFVEKWREASPLIKPSVFCHSPYTCCADTLKKAKEAAAAKGVLFQIHAAETKNEFDQALKDHGKTPVEYLDGIGILDSDTLLVHAIWLKESDIRLIANRKASVSVTTESEMKLASGIAPVPDLIHAGIAVGLGTDGCASNNDQDLFREMDVTAKLHKVNALDPTVMDAGTVLTMATIGGAKAIGLDKEIGSLEIGKQADVLVVDTRSPHLFPMYNPVSHLVYSAKGSDVRDVIVAGRVILKDRKLLTLDMADIYEKVNAISGRIRKK
- a CDS encoding replication-associated recombination protein A, translated to MDLFEYQAQETAMAARPLADRMRPKGLDEFVGQTHVIGKGTLLRQAVENDQLFSMILWGPPGCGKTTLARIIAAETRCHFVQFSAVLSGVKEIRSVIEEARDHQKLHRKRTLLFVDEIHRFNKSQQDAFLHHVESGLITLIGATTENPSFEVIAPLLSRCRVITLQMHSEVDILTILDRALKDPVNGLGKNPFKLAEDARAHLVRISEGDARVALNSLEIAATLVLPLKKPTAGGQEVEITVADLEAALQRKALMYDKSGEEHYNLISALHKSLRGSDPDAALYWLGRMLLAGEDPFYIARRMVRFASEDVGIADPQALTVAMSAMEAFKFLGHPEGELALAQAAVYLATAPKSNRTYRAYGKIQEAIKNSGTLPVPLHIRNAPTELMKTLGYAKDYKYAHDYQEGYVPQDYLPEKLQGRQFYFPTDRGFEKIIKERLQMWQSLKDKGRKNK
- the der gene encoding ribosome biogenesis GTPase Der, with translation MKPIVAIVGRPNVGKSTFFNRVTRTRDALVDNFPGVTRDRNYGDASWEGIDFTVVDTGGFSQQDADGFADQIRFQLKLAMDDADVIVLMLDGKGGASPFDADLIKILRNISKPVFYAVNKIDGVEKEDNLYEFYNLGVDELFPVSSEHGYGIPDFLDALVAKFPTEALVNTQPEEELISLAVVGRPNVGKSSLINRILGNERLLVSDVPGTTRDAIDSVCRIKSKTYRLIDTAGIRRKGKVSRKLEKFSVIKALRSLDRCDVALIVMDAQEGIADQDITIAGYALERGCGCILLLNKWDMVEKDEQTSKKYIEQLRSAAKFLNFAPALTISAKTGTRVSKIFSLTDEIYRQYSSRISTSQLNQIIEQATSQREPSIYRNRRIRFYYATQVSAKPPTFICFVNYPVGVHFSYQRYLVNQIRAAAGLDKTPMRLYFKARKGHRQEG